A window of Primulina tabacum isolate GXHZ01 chromosome 4, ASM2559414v2, whole genome shotgun sequence contains these coding sequences:
- the LOC142541918 gene encoding uncharacterized protein LOC142541918 produces MTVTLAFLFSLADKAKDWLYYLPSGTITTWDNMKQQFLEKFFPALRAANIIKDICGIRQLHEENLYEYWERFKQLCASCPQHQIPEQLLVQYFYEGLSLFDRNMIDAASGGALVNKTPQEARALISNMAANAQQFGTRQDNPPRQVNEVQQVKACCVCAMVGHPTDMCPSLQEKPTQQANAIGGFPGQPKRRYDPYSNSYNTGWRDHPNFSYKNQGGQQKYPQQNLNKQHAPAQAPNSGMSLDEIFQSLAENTQKFQQETRASIQNLSTQVGQLATSIHKLEAQNLGNLSSQTVVNPRENVSAITLRNCKELDVQEIGVQASVKQKEENEINVEDKIINQEDAPKGKFSPLFEYKPIPPFPLALNRKCESIKELNDTLCRGEVNIASLDAIKPVPRCAKILKELCTTKKRHKLMGCKREKAGEHVSAVIQKTIPIKCSDPGMFSIPCTIDDTRLEKAMLDLGASINVMPDSVYNYLELGPLTETDIVIQLADRSTFYPRGVIEDVLVKIENLVFPADFYVLDMENDDLNSLILLGRPFLKTSKSVIDVNSGTLTMEFDGEIVKFNISDTMKYRISESTINTLDIANHLSEENSKIVDKNELEEIIERPVENSNTIFSLSDLQISKIMQKLPPDRPKHVLIKKGRNIQGIGISKKFKENTFAEICYENIQAE; encoded by the exons atgactgttaCATTAGCTTTTCTATTCTCTTTAGCCGACAAGGCTAAAGATTGGCTCTATTACTTGCCCTCTGGGACGATAACAACTTGGGACAATatgaaacaacaatttttggagAAGTTTTTCCCAGCTTTACGAGCAGCAAATATTATAAAAGACATTTGTGGGATTAGACAGCTGCATGAGGAAAATTTGTATGAGTATTGGGAGAGATTCAAGCAGTTGTGTGCCAGTTGTCCACAACACCAGATTCCAGAACAGCTACTAGTTCAATATTTTTATGAGGGACTCTCGCTCTTTGATAGGAACATGATTGATGCTGCAAGTGGAGGTGCATTGGTGAACAAAACGCCTCAAGAGGCACGAGCTCTAATCTCCAACATGGCTGCCAATGCACAACAGTTTGGTACTAGGCAAGACAACCCTCCACGACAAGTCAATGAG GTGCAACAGGTAAAAGCTTGTTGTGTATGTGCTATGGTGGGACATCCTACAGATATGTGTCcgtcactacaagaaaaacccACACAACAAGCCAATGCGATTGGCGGATTTCCTGGGCAGCCCAAGCGTCGATATGACCCATATTCTAATAGCTACAATACAGGATGGAGGGATCACCCAAATTTCAGCTATAAGAATCAAGGAGGCCAACAAAAATATCCACAGCAAAATTTGAACAAACAACACGCACCTGCGCAAGCGCCTAACTCAGGTATGTCATTAGATGAAATTTTCCAATCCTTAGCTGAGAACACTCAAAAATTTCAACAAGAAACAAGGGCTAGCATTCAGAATTTGAGCACTCAAGTGGGACAGTTGGCGACTTCAATTCACAAGTTGGAAGCACAAAATTTAGGTAATCTATCTTCTCAGACAGTGGTGAATCCAAGAGAAAATGTGAGTGCAATTACTTTGAGAAATTGTAAAGAATTGGATGTTCAAGAAATTGGGGTACAAGCATCAGTCAAGCAAAAGGAAGAGAATGAGATAAACGTTGAggataaaataatcaatcaagAAGATGCTCCGAAAGGTAAGTTTTCTCCTCTATTTGAGTATAAACCTATTCCCCCATTCCCTCTTGCATTGAACAGGAAATGTGAAAGTATTAAGGAGTTGAATGACACTCTTTGTAGAGGTGAGGTAAATATTGCTtcattagatgctattaaaccaGTACCTCGTTgtgctaaaattttaaaagaattgTGTACTACAAAAAAGAGACATAAGTTGATGGGGTGTAAAAGAGAAAAGGCAGGAGAACATGTTTCTGCAGTCATTCAAAAAACCATTCCTATCAAATGCAGTGATCCAGGTATGTTTTCTATCCCTTGTACTATTGACGATACTAGACTTGAAAAGGCTATGTTGGATTTAGGTGCTTCTATCAATGTCATGCCTGATTCTGtttataattatttggaacTTGGACCTCTGACTGAAACCGACATTGTGATCCAGTTGGCTGATAGGTCCACTTTTTATCCTAGAGGTGTAATTGAAGATGTTCTtgtgaaaattgaaaatttggtTTTTCCTGCTGATTTTTATGTGCTTGATATGGAAAATGATGATTTAAACAGTCTAATTTTACTAGGAAGACCATTTTTGAAAACTTCAAAGTCTGTCATAGATGTTAATAGTGGTACTCTTACTATGGAATTTGATGGTGAGATTGTTAAGTTTAATATTTCTGATACCATGAAATATCGTATTAGTGAAAGCACTATTAATACTCTTGATATCGCTAATCACTTGTCagaagaaaattcaaaaattgttgaTAAGAATGAATTAGAGGAGATTATTGAAAGACCTGTTGAAAATTCTAATACTATATTTTCTCTCTCTGATTTGCAGATATCTAAAATTATGCAAAAACTTCCTCCAGATCGACCCAAGCATGTACTCATAAAAAAGGGAAGAAATATCCAAGGGATAGGGATTTCCAAGAAATTCAAAGAAAACACATTTGCTGAAATTTGctatgaaaatattcaagcGGAATAA